A genomic window from Vitis riparia cultivar Riparia Gloire de Montpellier isolate 1030 chromosome 18, EGFV_Vit.rip_1.0, whole genome shotgun sequence includes:
- the LOC117906330 gene encoding pentatricopeptide repeat-containing protein At3g02330, mitochondrial-like, with amino-acid sequence METVYPVATFKVPPRPLLPSIKSNVTSFRFLHSHLRNKQLEFQNHGFSSQFIFRCSACSKFLVSQSEHERLKYAQQLFDNLPNRDVISWSALIAAYSRCGNFAQAFGLFQKMVGEGLQPNGFSLASLLKVSSSTGEIGLSRQLHGWSIRTGFGLDSGIRAAWITMYSHCGVLEDAQRVFDETSLLALDILLWNSIIAAYIFHGCWVEVLRLFCKMVSVGVVAPTELTYASVVNACGSSGEEKYGAMVHGRTIKAGLEATNLWNSLVTFYGKCGNLQHASQLFERISRKDVVSWNAMIAANEQRGEGENALGLFRRMLKVEPPVQPNRVTFLSLLSAVSGLSALRCGREIHAHIIRLGLEVDTSIANSLITFYSKCREVGKAREIFERLLLRDIISWNSMLAGYEQNEQQGRCFDIFKRMMLSGIEPDSHSLTIIFNAASRDSSGLIYFRRGKEIHGYILRRITPGGVSLSVSNAMLKMYAKFNRIADAEKIFKGMKNRDSYSWNAMMDGYSRNAKFEDVLMIFLDILKQGFPLDHLSLSILLTSCGRLVSLQLGKQFHAVVAKLFNGQDCPHQDSLLSINNALISMYSKCGSIKDAAQVFLKMERKDVFSWTAMITGCAHHGMAVEALQLFERMKTDGIKANQVSLIVQKAWLSLESLSLSPIIMIS; translated from the exons ATGGAGACTGTTTATCCAGTTGCCACGTTCAAAGTGCCTCCTCGACCCCTTCTCCCAAGTATCAAAAGTAACGTCACTAGTTTCCGATTTTTACACTCCCACCTACGAAATAAACAACTTGAGTTTCAGAATCACGGCTTTTCTTCTCAATTTATATTCAGATGTAGTGCCTGTAGCAAATTCTTGGTTTCTCAATCTGAACACGAAAGATTAAAGTACGCACAGCAACTGTTTGATAATTTGCCCAATAGGGATGTGATCTCTTGGTCCGCTCTCATTGCTGCTTATTCTCGATGTGGGAATTTTGCCCAAGCATTTGGTTTGTTCCAGAAAATGGTGGGTGAAGGATTGCAGCCCAATGGATTTTCATTAGCCAGCTTGCTCAAGGTGAGTTCTAGTACGGGGGAAATTGGACTTAGCAGACAGCTGCATGGCTGGTCTATCCGAACCGGTTTTGGATTAGATTCTGGAATAAGGGCTGCCTGGATAACCATGTATTCCCATTGTGGTGTGTTGGAAGATGCCCAGAGGGTTTTTGACGAGACCTCTCTTCTTGCTCTCGATATCCTCTTGTGGAATTCAATTATAGCAGCCTATATCTTCCATGGGTGTTGGGTTGAGGTGCTTCGTCTGTTTTGCAAAATGGTGTCAGTTGGGGTTGTTGCACCGACGGAGCTCACCTATGCTAGTGTTGTCAATGCTTGTGGTTCTTCAGGTGAGGAGAAGTATGGAGCAATGGTTCATGGAAGGACCATCAAAGCTGGACTTGAAGCAACTAATCTATGGAATTCTCTTGTTACATTTTATGGCAAATGTGGGAACTTACAACATGCAAGCCAATTATTTGAGAGGATTTCTAGGAAGGATGTTGTTTCATGGAATGCAATGATTGCAGCCAATGAACAAAGAGGAGAAGGGGAGAATGCATTAGGTTTATTCCGTAGGATGCTCAAAGTTGAACCGCCTGTTCAACCAAATCGTGTCACTTTTCTTAGTTTGCTTAGTGCTGTTTCTGGGCTTTCAGCTTTAAGGTGTGGAAGAGAAATTCATGCTCATATCATTAGACTCGGCCTTGAAGTTGATACCAGCATCGCCAATTCTCTCATCACCTTTTATTCAAAATGCAGGGAAGTTGGCAAAGCAAGAGAGATTTTTGAGAGGTTGTTGTTAAGGGATATCATTTCATGGAATTCAATGCTTGCTGGATATGAGCAGAATGAGCAGCAAGGAAGATGTTTTGATATCTTTAAGAGAATGATGCTTTCAGGGATTGAGCCAGATTCACACAGTCTCACTATTATTTTCAATGCAGCTTCTCGTGATTCATCTGGGTTAATATATTTTCGAAGGGGTAAAGAAATTCATGGGTATATTTTGAGGAGAATTACCCCAGGAGGTGTGAGTTTGTCAGTCTCTAATGCAATGCTTAAAATGTATGCAAAATTCAACCGTATAGCAGATGCTGAGAAGATTTTCAAGGGGATGAAGAATAGGGATTCATACTCCTGGAATGCAATGATGGATGGGTATTCAAGAAATGCCAAGTTTGAGGATGTCCTAATGATTTTTCTAGATATTCTTAAGCAAGGTTTCCCATTAGATCATTTGAGCCTCTCAATTCTCCTTACGTCCTGTGGCAGATTGGTTTCCCTCCAACTGGGTAAGCAGTTTCATGCTGTTGTTGCCAAACTCTTCAACGGCCAGGATTGTCCTCACCAGGACTCTCTTTTGTCAATCAACAATGCATTGATTTCCATGTATTCAAAATGTGGAAGTATTAAAGATGCTGCCCAAGTATTTTTAAAGATGGAAAGGAAGGACGTCTTTTCTTGGACAGCTATGATCACAGGCTGCGCACACCATGGAATGGCTGTTGAAGCCCTTCAGCTATTTGAGAGAATGAAAACAGATGGCATCAAGGCCAACCAG GTCAGTTTGATCGTGCAAAAAGCCTGGTTGAGTTTGGAATCACTCTCTTTAAGCCCTATCATAATGATATCTTGA
- the LOC117907416 gene encoding cytochrome P450 81Q32-like → MHRLLLLLLLVFYKLILGYKIGHKNLPPSPLSLPIIGHFHLLKAPLPSALHTLSRRNGPVLFLRFGQRPVLLLSTPSAIEECFTKNDIIFANCPRFASRKQLDYNFTSIGGPPYGRLCLNLRRFAALEIFSSRRLQMSSNIRMEEIRFLTKQLFKSSTKGVEKVEIKSVFNILAFNIIMKMITGNRYFKDDDLNSGETRHRLDDIRQTFSPSRQVGLGDFPFLRWCTFREARQMKKLYRKRDLFLKAMIDACRNIRSSSSIIHGERRPIIIDTMLSLQELEPEFYTDDIIKGMIMVMLIAGTDASASTLESAISLLVSHPDPLCYE, encoded by the exons ATGCATAggcttcttcttctcctcctcctcgtATTCTACAAACTCATCTTAGGGTATAAGATTGGGCACAAGAACCTGCCACCAAGTCCTCTCAGTCTTCCTATAATAGGCCATTTCCACCTCTTAAAGGCCCCGCTTCCTAGCGCTCTGCACACTCTCTCCCGCCGGAATGGTCCCGTCTTGTTTCTCCGGTTTGGACAGCGGCCAGTCCTCTTACTCTCTACTCCCTCTGCTATTGAAGAATGCTTCACAAAGAACGACATTATTTTCGCTAACTGTCCACGCTTTGCCTCCAGAAAGCAGCTGGACTATAATTTCACCTCCATTGGAGGGCCTCCCTACGGCCGTCTCTGTCTGAACCTCCGCCGCTTCGCTGCTCTCGAAATTTTCTCGTCCAGGCGCCTTCAGATGTCTTCAAATATTCGAATGGAGGAAATTCGATTTCTGACCAAACAGTTGTTCAAGTCCTCAACCAAAGGGGTTGAGAAAGTGGAAATCAAGTCGGTCTTTAATATATTAGCTTTTAATATCATAATGAAGATGATTACAGGAAACAGGTATTTCAAAGATGATGACCTGAACTCAGGTGAAACTAGGCATAGATTGGATGATATTAGGCAGACCTTCAGTCCCTCCAGGCAGGTGGGTCTGGGAGACTTTCCATTCCTGAGGTGGTGTACTTTTCGTGAGGCCAGGCAGATGAAGAAATTATATAGAAAGAGGGATTTATTCTTGAAGGCCATGATTGATGCATGTCGAAACATTAGATCTTCTTCTTCTATTATTCATGGGGAGAGGAGGCCAATAATCATAGATACTATGTTATCTCTGCAAGAATTGGAACCTGAATTCTACACTGACGATATCATCAAGGGAATGATAATG GTGATGCTGATAGCAGGGACAGATGCATCAGCTTCAACTTTGGAATCGGCTATATCGCTCTTAGTATCACATCCTGATCCATTGTGTTATGAATGA
- the LOC117907617 gene encoding cytochrome P450 81C13-like, giving the protein MKLRMGNLYQYAVILLPIILIIKFLFHGRQRQRYRLPPSPFALPVIGHLHLLKPPLYQGLQALSSQYGPILFLRFGCRPFVVVSSPSAVQECFTKNDVVLANRPRSMIGDHVTYNYTAFVWASYGHLWRVLRRLTVVEIFSSNKLLLLSTVREEEVRYLLRQLFKVSNDGAQKVDMRLYLSLFSFNFIMKTITGKRCIGEEAEGIETNRQFLERLKRIFVPTTTTNLCDFFPILRWVGYKGLEKSAMQFGKERDGYLQGMLDEFRRNNSAVEWQKKRTLIETLLFLQQSEPDFYTDDVIKGLMLVVISAGTDTSSVTLEWAMSILLNHPEALEKARAEIDRHVEPGHLLDDSDLAKLPYLRSVVNETLRLYPTAPLLLPHLSSEDCSVGGFDIPRGTTVMVNVWALHRDPRVWEEATKFKPERFEGMENEEKEAFKFAPFGIGRRACPGAALAMKIVSLALGGLIQCFEWERVEAEKVDMSPGSGITMPKAKPLEIIFRPRPTMTSLLSQL; this is encoded by the exons ATGAAATTGAGAATGGGCAACTTGTACCAGTATGCTGTGATCTTGTTGCCAATCATCCTGATCATCAAATTCTTATTCCATGGAAGGCAGAGGCAGAGGTATAGGCTGCCGCCAAGTCCATTTGCACTTCCAGTAATAGgccacctccacctcctcaaGCCGCCGCTCTACCAAGGCCTACAGGCTCTCTCATCCCAATACGGTCCCATCCTCTTTCTCCGATTCGGTTGCCGTCCGTTCGTCGTCGTATCCTCTCCTTCCGCTGTCCAAGAATGCTTCACCAAGAACGACGTTGTGTTGGCAAACCGGCCTCGGTCGATGATTGGGGATCACGTTACTTACAACTACACCGCCTTCGTCTGGGCTTCTTACGGCCATCTCTGGCGCGTCCTCCGCCGCCTCACCGTCGTTGAGATTTTTTCTTCCAACAAACTCCTGCTCCTTTCAACCGTCCGTGAGGAAGAAGTCCGTTACCTTCTTCGTCAGCTGTTTAAAGTCTCAAACGACGGAGCCCAAAAGGTGGATATGAGGTTATATCTCTCTCTTTTCAGCTTTAATTTCATCATGAAAACGATTACTGGAAAGCGGTGTATCGGAGAGGAGGCTGAAGGAATAGAGACGAATAGGCAATTTCTTGAACGATTGAAGAGGATCTTCGTTCCCACCACTACCACGAATCTGTGTGATTTCTTTCCAATTTTGAGGTGGGTGGGTTACAAAGGGCTGGAGAAGAGTGCAATGCAGTTTGGGAAGGAGAGAGATGGGTACTTGCAGGGCATGTTAGATGAGTTCCGACGAAACAATAGCGCAGTGGAGTGGCAAAAGAAGAGGACATTGATCGAAACCCTCTTGTTCCTCCAACAATCAGAGCCCGATTTCTACACGGATGACGTCATCAAAGGTCTGATGCTG GTAGTGATTTCTGCGGGAACGGATACATCATCAGTGACCCTGGAATGGGCAATGTCTATTCTGCTGAATCATCCAGAGGCATTGGAGAAGGCGAGAGCGGAAATTGACCGCCATGTCGAACCGGGACACTTGCTAGATGACTCGGATCTTGCCAAGCTTCCATATCTCCGCAGTGTGGTCAATGAGACGCTTAGACTTTATCCCACGGCTCCTCTTCTGTTGCCTCATCTGTCATCTGAAGATTGCAGTGTGGGTGGGTTTGATATTCCGCGGGGTACCACCGTGATGGTGAATGTTTGGGCATTGCACAGGGATCCCAGGGTGTGGGAGGAGGCAACCAAGTTCAAGCCAGAGAGATTCGAAGGGATGGAGAATGAGGAAAAAGAAGCGTTCAAATTCGCTCCATTTGGTATAGGAAGGAGGGCATGTCCAGGAGCTGCCTTAGCTATGAAGATAGTTTCACTGGCATTAGGTGGGCTCATACAGTGCTTTGAGTGGGAAAGGGTGGAGGCAGAGAAGGTGGACATGAGCCCAGGCTCGGGAATTACCATGCCCAAGGCTAAGCCTTTGGAGATCATCTTTCGGCCCCGCCCCACCATGACTAGCCTCCTTTCTCAACTTTGA
- the LOC117907807 gene encoding cytochrome P450 81Q32-like, which yields MKETWFCFLSVSSSLFLIVLSKLFYHKQSRGRKLPPSPPSFPIIGHLHLLKEPVHRSLQHLSDQYGPVLTLQFGFRTVLLLSSPSAVEECFTKHDQVFANRPRLLVGKHLHYDYTTLGAAPYGQHWRNLRRLTTLEIFSTNRLNMFLGIRQDEVKFLLRNLFQRSGQGFARVEMKSRLSELSFNIIMRIVAGKRYFGTDVEDFEEASRFRDIIKEILETSGASNAGDFLPFLQWFDFQGLKKRVLALQRRTDAFLQGLIDEGRNHNNSYRQERGKTKTFVDSMLALQNSEPEYYADHIIKGMILTLLTAGTDTSAVTMEWAMSLLLNHPRVLDKVRTELDCKIGHQRLVEEPDLSDLPYLRAIVNETLRLFPAAPLLVAHESSDDCSIGGYDVRGGTMLLVNAWAIHRDAKVWEDPTSFRPERFEGGEGEACRFIPFGLGRRGCPGAGLANRVMGLALAALVQCFEWQRVGEVEVDMSEGKGLTMPKAQPLEAMCRARNSMIKVLSEL from the exons ATGAAGGAAACCTGGTTCTGTTTCCTTTCTGTTtcctcctctctctttctcattgTCCTCTCAAAGCTGTTTTACCATAAGCAATCACGAGGAAGAAAGCTCCCACCCAGCCCGCCTTCATTTCCCATCATAGGACACCTCCATCTTTTGAAAGAACCAGTCCACCGATCCTTGCAACATCTTTCAGACCAGTATGGTCCAGTTCTTACCCTCCAATTTGGATTCCGAACTGTGCTTCTTCTATCATCCCCATCTGCGGTTGAAGAATGCTTCACTAAGCATGATCAGGTCTTTGCAAATAGGCCACGCCTTCTTGTTGGGAAGCACCTCCACTATGACTATACCACGCTGGGGGCAGCCCCTTATGGCCAGCACTGGCGCAATCTTCGCCGCCTTACCACACTTGAAATCTTCTCTACGAACCGCCTCAACATGTTTCTAGGTATTCGACAGGATGAAGTCAAATTCTTACTTAGAAATCTGTTTCAGAGATCGGGCCAAGGTTTTGCAAGAGTGGAGATGAAGTCAAGGTTATCAGAGCTGTctttcaatattattatgaggATAGTTGCGGGGAAGCGATATTTTGGGACAGATGTGGAGGATTTTGAGGAGGCCAGCCGCTTTAGAGATATTATAAAGGAGATTTTGGAAACGTCCGGGGCATCAAATGCTGGGGATTTCTTGCCATTTTTACAATGGTTTGATTTTCAAGGCTTGAAAAAGAGGGTCTTGGCATTGCAGAGAAGAACTGATGCGTTCTTACAGGGTCTGATAGATGAGGGTCGAAATCACAACAACTCTTATAGGCAGGAACGAGGAAAGACTAAAACCTTCGTTGACTCTATGCTGGCTTTACAGAACTCAGAACCTGAATACTACGCCGATCACATTATCAAAGGCATGATATTG ACATTGCTGACTGCGGGCACAGACACCTCCGCAGTGACGATGGAGTGGGCTATGTCACTTCTGCTCAACCATCCTAGGGTGTTAGACAAAGTTAGAACGGAGTTGGACTGTAAAATTGGTCATCAACGTCTAGTTGAGGAACCAGACCTCTCCGACCTGCCCTACCTCCGAGCTATCGTGAACGAGACCCTTCGGTTGTTCCCAGCAGCACCACTCCTTGTTGCACATGAATCTTCAGATGACTGTAGCATTGGAGGGTATGATGTACGAGGTGGAACGATGTTGTTGGTGAATGCATGGGCCATTCACAGGGATGCTAAGGTATGGGAGGACCCCACAAGTTTCAGGCCAGAGCGGTTTGAAGGCGGTGAAGGCGAAGCCTGCAGGTTTATACCATTTGGGTTGGGGAGGAGAGGGTGCCCTGGAGCTGGCCTGGCCAATCGGGTGATGGGGTTGGCTTTGGCAGCATTGGTGCAGTGCTTTGAGTGGCAGAGGGTGGGCGAAGTGGAAGTGGACATGTCTGAAGGGAAAGGGCTCACTATGCCTAAGGCTCAACCATTAGAGGCTATGTGCAGAGCACGAAACTCCATGATTAAGGTCCTTTCAGAGCTGTGA
- the LOC117906009 gene encoding MFP1 attachment factor 1-like has translation MTDKEDNGLSEPSTMAEPDNPPHHQEPPQEAKKPDKINVAFSIWPPTQRTRDAVINRLIETLTTPSVLAKRYGTLPADEASTTARLVEEEAYAAAGGSPNADDEGIEILQVYSREISKRMLEAVKTRAASGSTADDAPQSPVAASVAASTISEEISSVKTESV, from the coding sequence ATGACGGACAAGGAAGACAACGGCCTTTCAGAGCCCTCGACAATGGCTGAGCCTGACAACCCTCCCCACCACCAAGAACCACCGCAGGAGGCCAAGAAACCGGACAAGATCAATGTTGCATTCAGCATTTGGCCGCCCACGCAGCGGACTCGCGATGCTGTTATCAACCGCCTCATCGAAACCCTAACCACTCCTTCCGTCCTCGCCAAGCGCTACGGAACCTTGCCCGCCGATGAGGCCTCCACCACCGCCCGCCTCGTTGAGGAGGAGGCCTACGCCGCTGCCGGTGGATCCCCCAACGCCGATGACGAAGGCATCGAGATTCTCCAAGTGTATTCAAGGGAGATCAGCAAGCGGATGCTCGAGGCCGTGAAAACCAGGGCTGCTTCTGGTTCTACAGCGGATGATGCACCGCAGAGTCCTGTTGCCGCCTCTGTTGCGGCCTCCACCATCAGTGAGGAAATCTCATCCGTTAAAACTGAATCTGTCTAG
- the LOC117905893 gene encoding F-box protein GID2 translates to MKRPFVADDDLESADQKMKNPKLEDDEDDGEVRGETTGFVNLDENLLYEVLKHVDARTLAIAGCVSKLWHRTSQDERLWELICTRHWANIGCGNQQVRSVVLALGGFRRLHSLYLWPLSKPQASSSSSPPSSSWPSTALSPPFAPHSMMRPKFPTRWGKDEVHLSLSLLSIRYYEKMNFNNRGR, encoded by the coding sequence ATGAAGCGACCTTTTGTTGCCGACGATGATCTGGAAAGCGCAGATCAGAAGATGAAGAATCCAAAgcttgaagatgatgaagacGACGGGGAGGTTAGGGGAGAGACAACAGGGTTTGTGAATCTGGACGAGAACCTGCTGTACGAGGTGCTCAAGCACGTGGACGCACGTACTCTGGCCATCGCTGGGTGCGTTAGCAAGCTCTGGCACAGAACGTCCCAGGACGAGCGGCTCTGGGAGCTGATCTGTACCAGACACTGGGCTAATATCGGCTGCGGCAACCAACAGGTCCGATCTGTGGTCCTCGCTCTCGGAGGTTTTCGTCGTCTCCACTCTCTCTACCTCTGGCCGCTGTCCAAGCCCCAGGCTTCCTCATCATCTTCGCCGCCGTCGTCATCGTGGCCGTCGACTGCACTATCGCCTCCGTTTGCGCCGCATTCGATGATGCGGCCCAAGTTCCCAACTCGCTGGGGAAAAGACGAGGTCCATCTTTCCCTGTCTCTTCTCTCAATTCGTTACTACGAAAAGATGAATTTCAACAACAGAGGGAGATGA
- the LOC117907698 gene encoding uncharacterized protein LOC117907698, which translates to MAIRKRSATRSVKSLWFVLAVLVLVVSTQSSFVHCRALRSTVDVAAAAAAAIQGDESVGVANSSAVSSNNSSKRSSVRSLTYKLASGPSKRGPGH; encoded by the coding sequence ATGGCGATTAGGAAGAGGAGCGCAACGAGATCAGTTAAGAGTCTTTGGTTTGTGTTGGCTGTACTGGTTCTGGTGGTGTCGACACAGTCCAGCTTTGTCCATTGCAGAGCCCTCAGATCAACAGTGgatgttgctgctgctgctgctgctgctatACAAGGAGATGAGTCCGTAGGAGTAGCTAACTCTTCTGCAGTTTCTTCTAACAACTCCAGCAAGCGATCTTCGGTGAGGAGCTTGACGTATAAACTGGCTTCTGGACCCAGCAAAAGAGGCCCTGGACATTAG